A stretch of Paraburkholderia phenazinium DNA encodes these proteins:
- a CDS encoding carbohydrate ABC transporter permease encodes MVHSVSRQSITGNAGPGASGSSGSALPRAAKQQRGPSPTARRQQRAAFVFLAPACVMVAIYVIWPILSTIRISFFNWDGMTDPSFVGIANYLELFHTRAFYTALKNNLIWLLLFLLAPPMGLAVALYLNQAVAGIRVVKSLFFAPFVLSGVVVGLIFSWFYDPTFGLLALILGHGVPVLGDARYATPGIIFAALWPQTAYCMILYLTGLTSLNSEQVEAARMEGAQGWSMLWHVILPQLRPTTFMAIVVTVIGALRSFDLISVMTGGGPFESSTVLAYYMYDQAIKYYRVGYSAAVAVVLFAIMLVYIVYHLRRMLRAEQ; translated from the coding sequence GTGGTTCACTCCGTCAGCCGTCAATCCATTACCGGCAATGCCGGGCCGGGAGCTTCGGGCTCCTCCGGCAGCGCCTTGCCGCGTGCGGCGAAGCAGCAGCGCGGTCCATCGCCTACGGCGCGCCGGCAACAGCGTGCGGCGTTTGTTTTCCTCGCGCCCGCTTGCGTGATGGTGGCGATCTACGTCATCTGGCCGATTCTCTCGACGATCCGCATCAGCTTTTTCAACTGGGATGGGATGACCGATCCCAGTTTCGTCGGTATAGCGAACTATCTGGAGCTGTTCCACACGCGCGCTTTCTACACCGCGCTAAAAAACAATCTGATCTGGTTATTGCTGTTTCTGCTGGCGCCGCCCATGGGGCTTGCTGTCGCGCTGTATCTGAACCAGGCTGTGGCCGGCATTCGCGTCGTCAAGTCACTGTTCTTTGCGCCGTTTGTGCTTTCAGGCGTGGTGGTCGGGCTGATTTTCTCGTGGTTCTACGATCCCACCTTCGGCCTGCTCGCGCTGATACTCGGGCACGGCGTACCGGTGCTCGGCGATGCGCGTTATGCGACGCCGGGCATCATCTTCGCGGCGCTGTGGCCGCAAACCGCCTACTGCATGATTCTGTATCTGACGGGACTGACCTCGCTGAACAGCGAGCAGGTGGAGGCGGCTCGCATGGAAGGCGCTCAGGGCTGGTCGATGCTGTGGCATGTGATCCTGCCACAACTGCGGCCTACCACCTTCATGGCGATTGTGGTCACGGTGATCGGCGCGTTGCGCAGCTTCGACCTGATCTCGGTGATGACGGGCGGTGGGCCGTTCGAGAGTTCCACCGTGCTGGCGTATTACATGTACGACCAGGCGATCAAGTATTACCGGGTGGGGTATTCCGCGGCGGTCGCCGTGGTGTTGTTCGCGATCATGCTGGTCTACATCGTTTATCACCTGCGGCGGATGCTGCGCGCCGAGCAATAA
- a CDS encoding carbohydrate ABC transporter permease has protein sequence MYPMPIDKWRPTSRRLYKLSLPVALLIWLLPMIAVLVTSVRSSDELSEGNYWGWPKHFAMWDNYRDALTTSPMLHYFWNSVLITVPAVAGSITLAAMAGFALAIYRFRGNSTLFATFVAGNFVPVQVLMIPVRDLSLKLGLFNTVGALILFHVSFQTGFCALFLRNFIKQLPFELVEAARIEGANEWTVFFRIVLPLIRPALAALAILVFTFVWNDYFWALCLTQGDEAAPITVGVAALKGQWTTAWNLVSAGSILAALPSVAMFFAMQKHFVAGLTFGATKG, from the coding sequence ATGTATCCGATGCCGATCGACAAATGGCGGCCGACTTCACGGCGGTTATACAAACTCTCGCTGCCGGTGGCGCTGCTGATCTGGCTGCTGCCGATGATCGCTGTACTGGTCACCTCGGTGCGCTCATCCGATGAGCTAAGCGAAGGCAACTATTGGGGCTGGCCGAAGCACTTTGCGATGTGGGACAACTATCGCGACGCGCTGACCACCTCGCCGATGCTGCATTACTTCTGGAACAGCGTGCTGATTACGGTGCCCGCGGTGGCCGGGTCTATCACGCTGGCGGCGATGGCGGGTTTTGCACTGGCTATCTACCGTTTTCGGGGCAACAGCACATTGTTCGCCACTTTCGTGGCGGGCAATTTCGTGCCGGTGCAGGTGTTGATGATTCCGGTGCGGGATCTGTCCTTGAAGCTTGGGCTGTTCAATACAGTCGGCGCGTTGATCCTGTTTCATGTGTCGTTCCAGACGGGCTTTTGTGCGCTGTTCCTGCGCAACTTCATCAAGCAGTTGCCGTTCGAGCTGGTTGAGGCGGCGCGGATTGAAGGCGCCAACGAATGGACCGTGTTCTTCAGGATTGTCCTGCCGCTGATCCGCCCAGCGCTCGCGGCGCTCGCCATTCTCGTGTTCACGTTCGTGTGGAACGACTACTTCTGGGCGCTGTGTCTGACGCAGGGCGATGAGGCGGCGCCGATCACCGTCGGAGTGGCCGCGCTGAAGGGGCAGTGGACGACGGCGTGGAACCTGGTGTCGGCGGGGTCGATTCTGGCGGCGCTGCCGTCCGTGGCGATGTTCTTTGCGATGCAAAAACATTTCGTCGCGGGGTTGACGTTTGGCGCGACGAAAGGGTGA
- a CDS encoding MarR family winged helix-turn-helix transcriptional regulator, which yields MDHYTKERFQSEESIGFFINKARNLLIAELDNALKDLEITSQQMGILLSMQRGVATTPFELSKFLGIDTGLMTRMLDKLESKGLLERSRSLEDRRVVNLTLTKKGREVASQIPDIAPMVLNRRLKSFSKEEYKEFGRLLKKFLES from the coding sequence ATGGATCACTACACGAAAGAACGGTTTCAGTCGGAGGAAAGCATCGGCTTTTTCATCAACAAGGCCCGCAACCTCCTGATCGCGGAGTTGGACAACGCGCTGAAGGACCTGGAGATCACCAGCCAGCAAATGGGCATTCTGCTGTCCATGCAGCGCGGCGTGGCGACCACGCCGTTTGAGTTGTCGAAGTTCCTCGGTATCGACACCGGCCTGATGACCCGAATGCTCGACAAACTGGAGTCCAAAGGCCTGCTGGAGCGCTCGCGTAGCCTCGAAGACCGGAGGGTGGTCAACCTGACACTCACGAAGAAGGGCCGAGAAGTCGCGAGTCAGATTCCCGACATCGCACCAATGGTACTGAACCGGCGCCTCAAGAGCTTTAGCAAAGAAGAGTACAAAGAGTTCGGCCGCTTGCTCAAGAAATTCCTTGAGAGCTGA
- a CDS encoding efflux transporter outer membrane subunit produces MKSQLNGKIAGLRLAKASVTVICAAVLSACANYAGISSDRQMAQPQSFATQQSIPSDQGRWPATDWANQFGDAQLKALLAEALQGSPTLAQARARIAAAAAYTETAKSSTLPKVGASYSFTREQYSGTALIPPPYAGSWQSENEGLLTASYDLDLWGKNREALKASMSQLQASEADAEVVKLTLTSAIARNYNQLARLYALHDIAQQEVEQREQIDRITAGRIANGLDTEVERKTAQANLATSRATLASFDGSIVTTRYQLAALLGAGPDRGLSIARPTLGIGDEVRVPDNLPADLVSRRPDLVAARWRVDALTHDVKEAKAEFYPDINLSAAIGLDAFGFGRFLTAASRTANAGPAVHLPIFDGGELRAQLKGRYADFDDAVAGYNQTLVTALSEVATQLAQIRSTDTQLGDAEAAQDAARSAYQLALTQYKAGLTNQLTVLNADTNALAADESVANLKMNRRDQQIALAQALGGGYTEDTGASAEAKAGTGERSNTSSQPDASAARPNPVVAAR; encoded by the coding sequence ATGAAGTCACAGTTAAATGGAAAGATCGCGGGTTTGCGGCTCGCGAAGGCCAGCGTAACCGTGATCTGCGCGGCGGTGCTGTCGGCGTGCGCCAACTATGCGGGCATCTCCAGCGACAGGCAGATGGCGCAGCCGCAGAGCTTCGCGACCCAGCAGAGCATCCCGTCGGATCAGGGCCGCTGGCCGGCAACGGATTGGGCCAACCAGTTCGGCGACGCGCAACTCAAGGCACTGCTGGCCGAAGCACTGCAGGGTAGTCCGACACTCGCGCAGGCTCGCGCCCGTATTGCCGCTGCCGCGGCATATACCGAAACGGCGAAGTCGAGCACGCTGCCCAAGGTAGGCGCGAGCTACTCGTTCACTCGCGAGCAGTACTCGGGTACCGCGTTGATCCCGCCACCTTATGCCGGCAGCTGGCAATCGGAAAACGAGGGCTTGCTGACAGCTTCGTACGACCTCGATCTGTGGGGCAAGAATCGCGAGGCGCTCAAGGCTTCGATGTCCCAACTCCAGGCAAGCGAAGCGGATGCGGAGGTCGTCAAGCTGACCTTGACCTCGGCGATCGCGCGCAACTACAACCAGCTGGCCCGGCTGTACGCATTGCACGACATCGCGCAACAGGAGGTCGAGCAGCGCGAGCAGATCGACCGCATCACGGCGGGTCGCATTGCCAACGGACTGGATACCGAAGTCGAGCGCAAAACGGCGCAGGCCAATCTCGCCACCAGTCGCGCCACGCTGGCCTCGTTCGACGGCAGCATCGTCACCACACGCTATCAACTGGCTGCTTTACTCGGCGCAGGTCCCGATCGCGGCCTGTCGATTGCGAGGCCCACGCTCGGCATTGGCGATGAGGTGCGTGTGCCCGATAACCTCCCGGCCGATCTCGTCAGCCGTCGCCCGGATCTGGTGGCGGCCCGCTGGCGCGTCGATGCGCTGACGCACGACGTCAAGGAAGCCAAGGCTGAGTTTTACCCCGACATCAACCTGAGCGCGGCTATCGGTCTGGATGCGTTCGGCTTCGGCCGTTTCCTGACCGCAGCAAGCCGCACCGCCAACGCGGGGCCGGCGGTCCATCTGCCGATTTTCGACGGCGGCGAACTGCGCGCGCAACTGAAAGGGCGCTACGCCGATTTTGACGATGCCGTCGCGGGCTACAACCAGACGCTCGTTACGGCGCTCTCGGAAGTCGCCACGCAGCTCGCGCAGATCCGTTCCACCGACACCCAGCTCGGCGACGCCGAGGCTGCCCAGGACGCCGCGCGCAGCGCTTACCAGTTGGCGCTAACCCAATACAAGGCGGGGCTGACGAATCAGCTCACGGTGCTGAATGCCGACACCAATGCACTCGCTGCCGACGAGTCGGTCGCCAATCTGAAGATGAATCGCCGCGATCAGCAGATTGCGCTCGCGCAAGCGCTCGGCGGCGGTTACACGGAGGACACCGGTGCCAGTGCAGAGGCCAAGGCAGGCACTGGCGAACGGTCCAACACAAGCAGCCAGCCGGATGCATCCGCGGCTCGACCCAACCCTGTCGTCGCCGCACGCTAA
- a CDS encoding HlyD family secretion protein, with amino-acid sequence MSDTTTIERAPAQAGQPEQTGQPEQAGQGDTQNPGKRKLMLILLAATVAVAGAAYGGYYYTIGRFEQSTDDAYVSGNLVQLTPQVSGTVVAVNADDTQIVKQGDPVVTLDGADARVALLNAEATLGQTVRQVSGLYVNNDFYAANIAQRESDLARANDDLKRREAVAGTGAVSGEDISHAQDSVRSAEASLEAARQQAEANHALTDRTTIGQHPDVQAAASKVRNAYLDYARNTLPAPVTGYVARRSVQVGQRVAPGTPLMAIVPLDGVWVDANFKEGQLRHMRIGQPVTLTADVYGSNVQYHGKVVGFSAGTGAAFDVLPAQNATGNWIKVVQRLPVRVQLDQHELDAHPLRIGLSMQVEVNTHDESGTQLAAAVNTTYRTDVFAQYGAAAEAQIEQIIAQNIPLSQGASKSTPQKIAVRHATSRNAG; translated from the coding sequence ATGAGCGATACAACCACTATCGAGCGCGCGCCGGCCCAAGCCGGACAACCCGAGCAGACCGGACAGCCCGAGCAGGCTGGCCAGGGCGACACGCAGAATCCCGGCAAGCGCAAGCTTATGCTGATACTGCTGGCCGCCACTGTCGCGGTGGCCGGCGCTGCCTACGGTGGGTACTACTACACGATTGGGCGCTTCGAGCAGTCTACCGACGACGCCTATGTAAGCGGCAATCTCGTGCAGTTGACCCCGCAGGTCAGCGGTACGGTGGTTGCCGTCAACGCGGACGACACGCAGATCGTCAAGCAGGGTGATCCGGTGGTCACGCTGGACGGCGCCGACGCAAGGGTCGCACTCCTGAACGCTGAAGCGACGCTCGGCCAGACCGTGCGGCAAGTCAGCGGTCTCTATGTGAACAACGACTTCTACGCGGCAAACATCGCCCAGCGCGAGTCGGACCTGGCACGCGCGAATGACGATCTGAAGCGTCGTGAAGCCGTGGCCGGAACGGGGGCCGTGTCGGGAGAGGATATTTCGCATGCTCAGGACTCCGTCAGGTCCGCAGAGGCGTCGCTCGAGGCAGCGCGTCAGCAAGCCGAAGCAAATCACGCGCTGACCGACCGTACCACGATTGGCCAGCATCCGGATGTCCAGGCCGCGGCGTCGAAGGTGCGCAATGCTTACCTCGACTACGCACGCAATACCTTGCCCGCGCCGGTGACTGGCTATGTCGCGCGTCGCTCGGTGCAGGTCGGCCAACGTGTTGCCCCGGGCACACCGCTGATGGCGATCGTACCGCTCGACGGGGTGTGGGTTGATGCGAACTTCAAGGAAGGGCAACTGCGGCACATGCGCATCGGTCAACCCGTCACATTGACGGCTGATGTCTACGGATCGAATGTCCAGTATCACGGCAAGGTGGTGGGCTTTTCGGCCGGCACCGGCGCGGCTTTCGATGTATTGCCGGCGCAGAACGCCACCGGCAACTGGATCAAGGTCGTGCAGCGGCTGCCGGTGCGCGTACAACTGGACCAGCACGAACTTGATGCGCATCCGTTGCGGATCGGTCTGTCGATGCAGGTCGAAGTGAATACACATGACGAGTCCGGCACCCAGTTGGCCGCTGCAGTCAACACGACGTACCGCACGGATGTATTCGCCCAGTACGGCGCGGCAGCCGAGGCCCAGATCGAGCAGATCATCGCCCAGAACATACCGCTCAGCCAGGGTGCATCGAAGAGTACTCCGCAGAAGATCGCCGTACGTCACGCGACATCGCGGAACGCCGGTTGA
- a CDS encoding DHA2 family efflux MFS transporter permease subunit, whose amino-acid sequence MNQSTNPAALAPLSGGKLVLATLAVALATFMNVLDSSIANVAIPTIAGNLGVSVDEGTWVITLFSAANAISIPLTGWLTQRVGQIKLFVWAILLFVVSSWLCGLAPNLPVLLAARIVQGAVAGPLIPLSQAILLGSYPKERSSLALALWAMTATVGPIAGPVLGGWITDSYSWSWIFYINIPVGIFAAAVTWAIYRERETPTKRLPIDKVGLLSLIAWVGSLQVMLDKGKDLDWFNSPVIVALTVFALISFAFFLIWELTEKNPIVNLRLFAGRNFLGGTAAISVAYAVFFSNLVLLPQWMQEYLNYRAVDAGLVMAPLGIFAVLLSPVIAKLLPRSDARVLATLAFLGFAAVFFMRSGYTTGVDTRTLVLPTLLQGFPTGFFFVPLTAIILSGLPAEKIPSAAGLSNFVRVFAGAVGTSLASTGWNNRQILHHARLAEQSSVDNPTFVSGLDAVQTTLGGGSHQALAFFERSLDAQAAMLGLNDIFWLSAVIFIAIIPLIWLTKPGKGSADAAAAAAH is encoded by the coding sequence ATGAATCAATCGACCAATCCCGCTGCACTCGCGCCGCTCTCCGGCGGCAAGCTCGTGCTGGCGACTCTCGCCGTGGCGCTGGCCACTTTCATGAACGTGCTGGACTCGTCGATCGCGAACGTCGCGATTCCGACCATCGCCGGTAACCTCGGCGTATCGGTGGACGAGGGCACCTGGGTGATCACACTGTTCTCGGCCGCCAACGCGATCTCGATTCCGCTCACCGGGTGGCTGACGCAGCGGGTCGGACAGATCAAACTGTTTGTCTGGGCGATCCTGCTGTTTGTGGTGTCGTCGTGGCTGTGCGGCCTCGCGCCGAACCTGCCGGTGCTGCTTGCAGCGCGGATCGTGCAGGGCGCGGTGGCCGGTCCGCTGATCCCGCTGTCGCAAGCGATTCTGCTCGGCTCCTATCCAAAGGAAAGGAGCTCGCTTGCGTTGGCGCTGTGGGCGATGACTGCGACTGTCGGTCCGATTGCCGGCCCGGTGTTAGGAGGCTGGATCACCGACAGCTATTCATGGTCATGGATCTTCTATATCAACATTCCTGTAGGCATCTTTGCCGCGGCGGTGACGTGGGCCATCTATCGCGAGCGCGAAACGCCGACCAAACGTCTGCCCATCGACAAGGTAGGTCTGCTGTCGCTGATCGCCTGGGTGGGCTCGCTGCAGGTGATGCTCGACAAAGGCAAGGATCTCGACTGGTTCAACTCGCCGGTCATCGTCGCGCTAACGGTGTTCGCGTTGATCAGTTTCGCTTTCTTTCTGATCTGGGAGTTGACGGAGAAAAATCCGATCGTCAACCTGCGGTTGTTCGCAGGACGAAATTTTCTTGGCGGAACCGCGGCGATTTCGGTGGCGTATGCCGTGTTTTTCTCGAACCTCGTGCTGTTGCCGCAATGGATGCAAGAGTATCTGAACTACCGCGCCGTCGATGCGGGTCTCGTCATGGCGCCACTCGGCATCTTCGCCGTGCTGCTCTCGCCGGTCATCGCGAAGCTCCTGCCGCGTTCCGATGCCCGTGTGCTTGCGACCCTGGCGTTCCTCGGTTTTGCGGCCGTGTTCTTCATGCGCTCGGGTTATACGACGGGCGTCGATACTCGCACGCTCGTGCTTCCGACTTTGCTGCAGGGCTTCCCGACCGGCTTTTTCTTTGTGCCGTTGACCGCGATCATTCTCTCGGGACTACCTGCCGAGAAGATTCCCTCTGCGGCTGGTCTGTCGAATTTCGTGCGCGTGTTTGCCGGCGCCGTAGGGACTTCGCTAGCGAGCACAGGCTGGAACAATCGCCAGATCCTGCATCACGCTCGCCTCGCGGAACAATCGAGCGTCGACAATCCAACCTTTGTTTCCGGGCTCGATGCAGTGCAAACGACACTCGGTGGTGGTTCGCATCAGGCGCTCGCATTCTTCGAACGTTCGCTCGACGCGCAGGCGGCCATGCTTGGCCTCAATGACATCTTCTGGCTCTCAGCGGTGATCTTTATCGCCATCATTCCGCTGATCTGGTTGACGAAACCGGGTAAGGGCAGTGCGGATGCAGCGGCTGCCGCTGCGCACTAA